In archaeon BMS3Bbin15, the DNA window GTCGAATAGCTCTCTATATTTCAAATAGATTTCTTCTCTTTGATTAGAAGGAGCGTAGTGGAGTTCAAGAATCTTATCCTTTATTCTTTCTAATCCAATATTGATATTCCCCAGAGATGGATATATAACATGAAACACACCGTCTGCACCTATAAGCTGTCCAACTATTGCTAAAGATGTACAAACATCTTTTCTTCCCCCTGCTATGCTAAGATATACTTTCTCACATTTATATTCAGAACGCTCCTCACTTATTACCCTGGCCACCATTCGCATAAACTCAATATTATCCTCAGTAGAGTTTATATCTTCAAAAGGCAGGGGGCGGATATGTATCCTCATTTTTGGATACTTTGACCTGAGGGCCTCCTTGGCGAGAGA includes these proteins:
- a CDS encoding CRISPR-associated protein: MKTALIAPIGTSAPVITEMAQYLNGMEGLFLTDMVIIPTQNEYVKAHTSLAKEALRSKYPKMRIHIRPLPFEDINSTEDNIEFMRMVARVISEERSEYKCEKVYLSIAGGRKDVCTSLAIVGQLIGADGVFHVIYPSLGNINIGLERIKDKILELHYAPSNQREEIYLKYRELFDTVMFPPIEELNYIHIPCIPYPREYMGKLVAILLSKSMPLDKTGILQQDLKRLERAGIVTLLKDRVVATEFGSMVGGIWR